The genomic segment CCATACTCCTCCCTTTAAAAACGGATAAAACTCTGCTTCCCTGCCGGCAGATTTTATTTCATTATGTATCCTGACAAGTTCCGCAGCGCTTTCGGCAGGAAGTGCCCATTCTGACATTTCATAGTAGCTTCCCTGTGTAAGGTATACCCTATCAATAGGCGAGTGCGTTTTAATATAATCTTTTGGATGTATCAGTGTGATGAAGTCTTCTTTCAAGATTGCTTCTATGAAATTCTGCAGCCATTTCTCTTCAAAGACCCATTGATAGGTGTGGGGCCAAACACCAAATTTTTCACCATCATCACCATAGACAAATGCACAGTTACCGTATTTATCACACTGACGTTTGAAATAATCTATTGTTTCATGAGGAAGCTTAAATGGAATAGAATAGCGTAAAAATTTGTCTATGGGGAAAACGCGTAAGGGGCGCAACAAACGTTCGGTTATATAATACCCATACAATTTGCTTTCGGGTATTCCTGCATAGCGGAAATGGATGTCGTCAAGGAGCGTATACTGTAATTTAAAGTCATATACCAGCTGAGGTATATCTGGGTCCCATACTCGCTCAGCTGTCCAGAACCCTACAGGTTCGGTGCCAAAGCGCTTTTTACAGAAACTCTGCATGAGCGAGATATGGCCATGGATATCGTCTTCACTGATGATTGAAAAAATTGGTTCGTAGAAACCACCGCTAATAATCTCAACCTGACCGCGTTTAACCATCTGTGCCAGCATGTCGCAGTATGTTGGATCATGATGTTCAATCCATTCAAGCAGGGGTCCGGAATTATGTATTGCAAATTTAAATTCAGGGTATTGATACAAAAGGTCAAGAGTTTTGCGGTAACAATCGTTATATGCCCATTCAAACACATGATCAAAATTACCAACAGGCTGATGGTTATGCAGGCAAAAAATAAAATTACATTCCACGGAATTTCCTCCCCAACTAACAATTCATAAGGATTCAATTAATCTATCACGGAAAAAGTGGTTTGCTATAATTTTATTGCAGATAGCCTTTAGGTATCACAACAATGCCTTCTGGGCTAACAGTAAAATGTTTTTTATCCTCTTCAAGATTGTACCCAATTTGCATGTGTTCTGGTATGTGATTGTCTTTATCAATGATGGCATTTCGTATTTTTACATATCGACCAATGGTAGAACCATGCATAATGATGCTGCCCTTCACTTCTGAGAAACTGTTAACTTTAACTCCTGGAGATATAACCGAGTCTTCCACGTATCCTCCGCTTATAATTGCGCCATTGGCAACCAATGAGTTTATTGCAATACCTCTTCTACCTTCTTCATTATGAATGAATTTTGCCGGGGGCCACTGTTCCATGTAGGTACGAATAGGCCATTCTTTGTCGTACAGGTTAAGGATAGGGGTAACTGAAATAATGTCCCTGTGAGCTTCATAATATGAGGCGATAGTTCCAATATCACGCCAGTAGGCGCGTTCTCCTTCATTATGGACATAGTCATACGCAAAGACACGCTCTGAAGAAAAAATGCGGGGAATAATATCTTTACCAAAATCCTTTGAGCTATCGAGCTTATGGTCGTCCGAAACATACCGAACTAATTTTTCAGTGGTAAAAATATAAATTCCCATGGAAACAAATGCAACGTCAGGTTTACCGGGGACTGGTTTTGGGTTTTGAGGTTTTTCCTCAAAACCAGTTACTCTTAGGGAACTATCGGTAATCAGAACCCCAAAGCGTTGTGCTTCTTCAAGCGGCATTTCGCATGCGGCAATGGTCATATCCGCATCTTTTTCAATATGATATTTCAGCATCTTACGATAATCCATTTTGTAGATATGATCGCCGGAGAGGATTAATGTATAATGCGGCTTTTCATGTTCAATGATGTAGATATTCTGGAATATGGCATCTGCAGTGCCCAGATACCAGTTTTCGTCATATCGCTGCTGTGGCGGTACCACATCAACAAAATTTCCCGATTCCCGGAAATACAGATTCCATGCTGTCTTAATGTGCCTATCAAGAGACAGTGATTTGTACTGGGTGAGTACTATAATACGGCTTAAGTCTGAGTTGAGACAATTACTTAATGAAAAATCAATGATACGATAGGTGCCTGCAAAATGCACAGAAGGTTTTGATCGGTCTTTTGTCAACGGGTATAACCGTTCACCCTGACCGCCTGCAAGGATGAAAGTAAGTGTTTTTTTTAGTGCTTGCTGTAGTTCCATTTAGCTTCGAGTTGATACCAGTTCTTTGATTTTGTCTTTGAGTTCTTTTAAATTTGATGATTTTGTAATGTAAGCATCTGCTGTCCAGGTCATGAAGTTGCTTTTATAGTTGGAATATGCAGTATAAATAATAATGGGAACTTTTTTGTCACGGGAAAGGATCTTCCCTAAAGCTTCTATGCCATCCATCTCAGGCATGCGGATGTCAAGCACCACACAATCATATTTATTTGCTTTGACTTTATCAACAGCTTCCTTACCATTTGCTGCCTGATCAACTTCATATCCTTCTTCCTGAAGCTCCATTGCATACAGCTCGCGCTGATGCTGCTCATCTTCAACAATAAGTATTTTTTTCATAGCAACCTCCTGATGTTTTTCTACTATGTAATGTACACTATTTATATAAAAAATCAAAAACATTTTTTATATACATATTATTAATGAACTGTTTACCTCCAGCACTAAATGACCTGTAAAGGATGCATTATGGCAATGGTATTGAAATTGTAAACACTGCTCCTCTTTCCCTGTTAGCTACTTTTATTTCACCATTGTGGTCAGCTACAATTTTTTTTACAATAGCAAGGCCCAATCCCACACCGGTTGTCTTGGTTGTATAGAATGGCTCAAAGATTATGTTCATGTTTTCCTCATCTATTCCTGTCCCGGTATCGCTGACATCAACATAGACATATCGGTCATCTGCATATGTCTTAACTTCCACTACACCGTAAGGCTGCGTTGCATCAAGGGCATTTTGCAATAGGTTGAGCATAACCTGCTTCATCTGATTAAAATCTGATTTGATTAAAGGTACATCCTGAAGTTGCAGCGAT from the Spirochaetota bacterium genome contains:
- the glgC gene encoding glucose-1-phosphate adenylyltransferase; translated protein: MELQQALKKTLTFILAGGQGERLYPLTKDRSKPSVHFAGTYRIIDFSLSNCLNSDLSRIIVLTQYKSLSLDRHIKTAWNLYFRESGNFVDVVPPQQRYDENWYLGTADAIFQNIYIIEHEKPHYTLILSGDHIYKMDYRKMLKYHIEKDADMTIAACEMPLEEAQRFGVLITDSSLRVTGFEEKPQNPKPVPGKPDVAFVSMGIYIFTTEKLVRYVSDDHKLDSSKDFGKDIIPRIFSSERVFAYDYVHNEGERAYWRDIGTIASYYEAHRDIISVTPILNLYDKEWPIRTYMEQWPPAKFIHNEEGRRGIAINSLVANGAIISGGYVEDSVISPGVKVNSFSEVKGSIIMHGSTIGRYVKIRNAIIDKDNHIPEHMQIGYNLEEDKKHFTVSPEGIVVIPKGYLQ
- a CDS encoding response regulator, producing MKKILIVEDEQHQRELYAMELQEEGYEVDQAANGKEAVDKVKANKYDCVVLDIRMPEMDGIEALGKILSRDKKVPIIIYTAYSNYKSNFMTWTADAYITKSSNLKELKDKIKELVSTRS